From the Candidatus Nanopelagicus hibericus genome, the window AAGGATCCTAGAACGCAAAAGGTTTACTCATTTCAGGCTATGTACGCGGGTGTCAGCCCCCAACAAGCATTAGCGATTTATGCCGTAATTGCATATATGGATTCAGTAAATGGCGTTTTCTTTCCTAAGGGTGGAATGCATGCTGTTCCTAGAGCTATGGCTGCAGCAGCAGAAAAACATGGAGTGACCTTTAAATATAACTCTACAGTTACCAAAATTGAAAAAAGTAATGGCAGAGCAACCGCAGTCATTACTGAATCAGGTGAGCGAATAACTTGCGACGTGGTTGTTTTAAACCCAGATTTGCCAGTTGCTTGGCGCGATTTATTAGGTGGTCAACCAAGATCCGTAAGACGACTTAAATATTCACCCTCTTGCGCCACATTGCTGATTGGATCAAATAAGAAATATGACCATCTTGCCCATCACAATATTCATTTTGGTAAATCTTGGGCAGGTGTATTTGATGAATTGATCAACAAAAAAACTTTAATGAGTGACCCGAGTATTTTAGTGACGCTACCTTCCAAAGATGACCCAACGCTTGCACCTGCCGGCAAATCCTCATACTACGTTTTGTTTCCAACCCCGAACCTAACTGCCGATATAGATTGGAACAAAATAGGTCCTAGGTATCGGGATGAAATGATTAAAGCTTTAGAGGATCGCGGTTACACCGGATTTGCAAGTGGAATCGAAGTTGAGCACCTAACCACGCCATTAGATTGGCAAAAACAAGGAATGGAGGCAGGCGCTCCTTTTGCAAGTGCACACACCTTTTTTCAAACTGGGCCGTTTAGGCCAAAAAATCTTGCCAAGGGTTATGAGAACATAGTTTTTGCTGGCTCTGGCACTCAACCTGGAGTAGGTGTACCAATGGTATTAATCTCTGGCAGATTGGCCGCAGAAAGAATTGTTGGACCAGTAAAATAGAAATGAATGAACTAACCGCAGCTGGGATAGTTGATCCAAAATTGCGCGCTTCATATCAAGCATGTAAAAAACTTAACTCAAAACATGGCAAGACTTATTATCTGGCCACACTCCTATTACCACCAGCCAAGCGACCACATGTACACGCTTTATATGGCTTTGCCCGCTACGCAGATGAAATCGTAGATGATTTGGCATCAAATCTAACTGTGGATGAAAAAGCAGTAGCCCTAAAAAAATGGAGTGATCAAGTGCTATTAGATATGAAATCTGGTAGAAGTAATGATCCAATTGCGGCAGCTGTTGTTGACACTGCAATTAAGTTCAAAATACCCATTGCCTATTTTGAATCATTCTTGCATTCAATGCGTATGGATTTAACAGTGACGCAATATCAAAGTTATGAGGATCTTCATGAATATGTCTACGGTTCAGCGGCAGTAATTGGTCTACAGATGGTGGCAGTGCTGGGTACAACATCCTCTGAAGCAGTAGCTTTGGCAAACGAGGCAGCAGAAAAATTAGGAATTGCCTTTCAATTGGCTAACTTTATTCGAGATGTGGGTGAAGATTTGGATCGTGGACGGGTGTATCTGCCTATGAATGAACTTGAAGCCCATGGTGTTAGCCGCCAAATGTTAGAAGCAAGAGTCCTAACACTTGAGATAAAAAATGCCCTTAAAGAGCAGATTCAAAGAGTAAAAAGATTGCAAAAAGAATCCGTGCCTGGAATAGAACTACTAACTCCTGGCGCTCGAGAGTGTATCCAAGCTGCTAGCGAGCTCTACTGTGGAATTGTTGATGAGGTTGAAAAAATTGATTATCAAATATTTACTAAACGCGCCAAGACCTCAACATGGCGAAGATTTAGGGTTGCTTTACCGGCTTATCTGCGGGCAACGGTTGCTCGGTAACTAATTTTTTTGCACACCTGCCCTGCCCCAATAAACCCATAAACTCATCACGCTTAGTACTAATGCAAATCCAAACAAAAGATCCTCAGCAGGTGCTGAGGCTATTCGAATACCCAATATTGCATCTGGGCTGTACATAACAATATTTCTTGAGGTAAGCCACCAATTAGTCAAAAGTTGAAATGGCAAAATAATTGAATAGCTGGTCCAAAATACTTTTTTTGTTGTCAATCTGCTTTTAATCATAAAGTGATCAAAAATAATTGCGAATAAGAATGCAACTACTGCAATATCGGTATAAACCACTATTCATCACCAACTGTCCAGTGCTTTTTCACAGTTCGCACTGCTTGAATTGTCATCAAAGCTGCGAGCGGTACCACAATGAAAAAAAGGAACTCTTCAAATGGGATCTCAAATGGACCAATAATTCCAAGTATCTGTGATTTATCAAAATACCAATGGCCTTGAGAGATTGCATAGGCATCCCATGCTAAAAAAAGTATTGCTACTGGAAAAATACTTAGGAAGGTCCGCTGGATGCGACGCAAAACACCAGTTTTTAAATACAGCTCCAACCAAAAGGATCCGAATACCGTGAACAAGATCATCGCCAAATAGCCAAACTTCATCACGTGGCAACTATAGACAATTTTTTAGTGCGCTAAGATATTAAACACGGGAGCTAAGAAATTTAGCTGAGAGGGTCTGACACTCAGGCCGACCGGTAGACCAGTTCGGTAATGCGAATTGGAAAGGATACTCACATGTCGCTTTTAGAAATATTTGCTTTCCTAACCTCACTTGCTGGTGTAAGCCTGGGCGTACTAGGACCTCGAATCACCTGGATTTTTTGGAATCTTGGAAGTTTGCTTTATGCGGCTTTATTTTTTCAATCCTCATACTATGCAAGTGCTGCCCTTCAATTCTTATTTATTGCTGGTGGAGTTTGGGGATGGTTTGGTTGGGGGCCTAAGGGTGCAAAA encodes:
- a CDS encoding lycopene cyclase domain-containing protein produces the protein MKFGYLAMILFTVFGSFWLELYLKTGVLRRIQRTFLSIFPVAILFLAWDAYAISQGHWYFDKSQILGIIGPFEIPFEEFLFFIVVPLAALMTIQAVRTVKKHWTVGDE
- a CDS encoding lycopene cyclase domain-containing protein, translated to MVYTDIAVVAFLFAIIFDHFMIKSRLTTKKVFWTSYSIILPFQLLTNWWLTSRNIVMYSPDAILGIRIASAPAEDLLFGFALVLSVMSLWVYWGRAGVQKN
- a CDS encoding phytoene/squalene synthase family protein, with translation MNELTAAGIVDPKLRASYQACKKLNSKHGKTYYLATLLLPPAKRPHVHALYGFARYADEIVDDLASNLTVDEKAVALKKWSDQVLLDMKSGRSNDPIAAAVVDTAIKFKIPIAYFESFLHSMRMDLTVTQYQSYEDLHEYVYGSAAVIGLQMVAVLGTTSSEAVALANEAAEKLGIAFQLANFIRDVGEDLDRGRVYLPMNELEAHGVSRQMLEARVLTLEIKNALKEQIQRVKRLQKESVPGIELLTPGARECIQAASELYCGIVDEVEKIDYQIFTKRAKTSTWRRFRVALPAYLRATVAR
- the crtI gene encoding phytoene desaturase family protein → MPAKVKGPTDNVVIVGAGLAGLSAALRLAGAGRKVTVVERESVPGGRNGLLSKAGYSFDTGPSVLTMPDLIADALACVGEDIKDWLDLIPLKPLYRAFYDDGSQLDVHSDTNQMQAEIAKTISPAEAIGYGKYVDFVTKLYKYEMNDFIDRNIDSPLNLLTPNLARLVALGGFRKLSPKVNQFLKDPRTQKVYSFQAMYAGVSPQQALAIYAVIAYMDSVNGVFFPKGGMHAVPRAMAAAAEKHGVTFKYNSTVTKIEKSNGRATAVITESGERITCDVVVLNPDLPVAWRDLLGGQPRSVRRLKYSPSCATLLIGSNKKYDHLAHHNIHFGKSWAGVFDELINKKTLMSDPSILVTLPSKDDPTLAPAGKSSYYVLFPTPNLTADIDWNKIGPRYRDEMIKALEDRGYTGFASGIEVEHLTTPLDWQKQGMEAGAPFASAHTFFQTGPFRPKNLAKGYENIVFAGSGTQPGVGVPMVLISGRLAAERIVGPVK